A stretch of Longibacter salinarum DNA encodes these proteins:
- a CDS encoding CsgG/HfaB family protein, producing MLSHYRISLATCLLLLGAALLAVPSEAQQLKKRVAVLSFEDKTDEGYSWGGTKTAGDGMSDMLITELVKSGRYTVLERTEINQVLDEQNLGQQGIVTSESAAQVGKMLGAEIVIFGSITEFGYKERSTGGRTRRFGVGISSTTAVVASDVRMVDATTGEIIAAEDVRKEESKRGLKVDTKKVDFGSQSEFDESLVGEATREAIDEIVSLIDGNSGNVKWGATVVTAQGGKVFINAGSASGVEVGQTFLVKRAGQKLVDPDTGIELGAVEESLGTIRVEDNSVGNGKASRCTIVSGSGFERGDIVRKQE from the coding sequence ATGCTTTCCCACTATCGCATTTCTCTTGCAACGTGTTTACTCCTTCTGGGCGCCGCCCTGCTGGCCGTTCCATCCGAAGCGCAGCAGCTGAAGAAGCGGGTGGCCGTCCTCTCGTTCGAGGATAAAACCGATGAAGGCTACAGCTGGGGCGGAACCAAAACAGCTGGTGATGGCATGTCGGATATGCTGATCACCGAGCTCGTTAAATCCGGCCGCTATACAGTGCTTGAGCGCACGGAAATCAACCAGGTCCTGGACGAGCAGAATCTCGGTCAGCAGGGGATCGTCACGTCGGAGTCGGCCGCACAGGTCGGCAAGATGCTCGGCGCGGAGATTGTTATTTTCGGATCGATCACCGAGTTTGGATACAAGGAGCGCTCAACCGGCGGACGGACGCGCCGCTTCGGTGTCGGGATTAGCAGTACAACGGCCGTTGTCGCCTCGGATGTGCGAATGGTTGACGCCACGACCGGCGAGATCATTGCAGCGGAGGACGTGCGCAAAGAAGAGAGTAAGCGCGGCCTCAAGGTTGACACGAAAAAGGTCGATTTCGGCTCACAGAGCGAGTTTGACGAGTCGCTGGTTGGTGAGGCCACGCGCGAAGCGATCGACGAGATCGTCTCCTTGATCGATGGTAACTCCGGCAACGTGAAGTGGGGTGCTACGGTCGTTACGGCCCAGGGAGGAAAGGTCTTCATCAACGCCGGATCCGCGAGCGGCGTTGAGGTCGGCCAGACGTTCCTCGTCAAACGGGCCGGCCAGAAGCTTGTCGATCCGGACACGGGCATTGAACTTGGCGCCGTCGAAGAGTCGCTGGGAACCATCCGCGTTGAGGACAACTCGGTCGGAAACGGAAAAGCCTCCCGCTGCACCATCGTCTCGGGCTCGGGATTCGAGCGCGGAGACATCGTGCGAAAGCAGGAGTAG
- a CDS encoding RDD family protein, with protein MQNVDVQTAQNVSLSVELAGVGTRLFASIIDYATLIAYFLGATLLVDAVGASSMGMTVLIYLPIFVYFLGAEVMFDGQSIGKHVMDIRVRNLDGTAPSFGAYAIRWLLRPVDIMFSSGFLGLISILVTQHAQRLGDLAAGTTVVRQQKHTKLRDLSYLETTDDHDVTFEQVDALDDHDIQIARDVLNTLVRQGRTSHTQTLGSRTQEILAKKMRVAPSGSPIDFLRTVIEDYNHIHARA; from the coding sequence ATGCAGAACGTTGACGTCCAAACCGCTCAGAATGTCTCATTGAGCGTCGAACTCGCGGGAGTCGGCACGCGACTGTTCGCCTCAATTATCGATTACGCGACGCTTATCGCCTACTTTCTGGGGGCAACCTTGCTCGTGGACGCAGTCGGTGCCTCTTCGATGGGTATGACCGTTCTCATCTACCTACCGATCTTCGTGTACTTCCTCGGGGCAGAGGTAATGTTCGACGGGCAGTCGATCGGGAAGCACGTCATGGACATTCGCGTCCGAAACCTTGATGGGACAGCGCCTTCGTTCGGCGCATACGCCATCCGGTGGCTTCTGCGCCCGGTAGACATCATGTTCTCCTCCGGCTTCCTCGGACTCATCTCGATCCTTGTAACTCAACACGCGCAGCGGCTCGGGGACCTCGCGGCGGGAACGACTGTCGTGCGACAGCAGAAACATACCAAGCTCCGCGACCTGTCGTACCTGGAGACCACCGATGACCATGACGTGACCTTCGAGCAGGTAGACGCTCTCGATGATCACGATATCCAGATTGCTCGTGACGTCCTCAACACACTCGTCAGACAGGGCCGAACCTCACACACGCAGACGCTCGGGTCCCGTACGCAGGAGATCCTCGCGAAAAAGATGCGCGTCGCTCCCTCGGGCTCTCCGATCGACTTTCTCCGGACCGTGATTGAGGATTACAATCACATCCACGCGCGCGCCTGA
- a CDS encoding stage II sporulation protein M, whose product MREVAFVRRNADTWKEFERVLEEAHPDPDQLADLYIRLTDDLAYAQTYYPGSKTSAYLNELSTEVHQRIYKTKPVERGRYRRFWFEDVPAAVAGAKTELIVALLVFVGAMAIGILSSAYDPGFVRLILGDQYVNMTLANIESGDPMAVYKKMHQVDMFLGIALNNIRVSIYAFAAGLFFSVGTGFILLQNGVMIGAFHYLFVKHDLLIESLLVIYIHGMLELSAIVVAGAAGFVLGNGFLFPGTKTRRESFVESARTGAMILVGLIPIFVLAAFLEGFVTRLTGMPTVVSLLIIGISAAVVVGYFVVLPFYYLNRTEEARLTRSDNDPSLADLAPVGASVSPVNRR is encoded by the coding sequence ATGCGAGAAGTTGCTTTCGTACGCCGTAATGCGGATACGTGGAAGGAATTTGAGCGGGTTCTCGAGGAAGCGCATCCAGATCCAGATCAACTGGCCGATCTATACATCCGCCTGACGGACGATCTGGCGTACGCCCAGACGTACTATCCCGGCAGTAAAACGAGCGCATACCTGAACGAGCTGTCGACGGAGGTCCATCAGCGCATCTACAAAACGAAACCAGTGGAGCGTGGACGCTATCGCCGATTCTGGTTCGAGGATGTCCCGGCTGCGGTCGCTGGAGCGAAAACGGAGCTTATCGTCGCACTTCTCGTCTTCGTCGGTGCAATGGCCATCGGCATACTGTCTTCCGCGTACGATCCAGGTTTTGTTCGTCTGATTCTCGGTGATCAGTATGTCAACATGACGCTTGCCAATATCGAGTCGGGCGACCCGATGGCCGTGTACAAGAAAATGCACCAGGTGGACATGTTTTTGGGCATTGCGCTCAACAACATCCGCGTCTCAATTTACGCATTTGCAGCGGGACTCTTTTTTTCCGTCGGGACAGGGTTCATTTTGCTTCAGAATGGGGTAATGATCGGTGCATTCCACTACCTGTTCGTGAAGCACGACCTGCTCATCGAGAGTCTGCTCGTGATCTACATCCACGGGATGCTCGAATTGTCCGCCATCGTCGTCGCAGGCGCGGCTGGTTTCGTGCTTGGAAATGGCTTCCTGTTTCCCGGGACGAAAACGCGCCGAGAATCGTTCGTCGAGAGTGCGAGAACCGGAGCGATGATTCTCGTCGGGCTGATCCCGATCTTTGTTCTTGCTGCGTTTCTTGAAGGGTTCGTCACCCGTCTTACCGGCATGCCGACGGTCGTAAGCCTTCTTATCATCGGGATCTCGGCTGCTGTGGTTGTCGGCTACTTCGTCGTCCTACCATTTTATTATCTCAACCGGACCGAGGAGGCGCGGTTAACCCGAAGCGACAACGATCCGTCCCTGGCAGACCTGGCTCCTGTTGGCGCGTCGGTGTCTCCGGTCAATCGTCGATGA